Proteins found in one Timaviella obliquedivisa GSE-PSE-MK23-08B genomic segment:
- a CDS encoding NAD(P)H-quinone oxidoreductase subunit N, with product MALITTGKPFIKALETSGAVGITIPLEGGAEGRYQRRVRAAGYGMMNISARGLGDLGAYLLGVHGVRPPHLGKKNTGKEGAVGYTYFLPPAAKYQLETLPPKSKGLVIWLLEGGVLSQQELQFLIALPTMEPRIKVVVEMGGDRSFNWKPLSEFLRAA from the coding sequence ATGGCGTTGATCACGACTGGTAAACCGTTCATTAAAGCTCTGGAAACCTCCGGCGCAGTTGGGATCACGATTCCTCTTGAGGGCGGTGCTGAAGGACGCTATCAACGTCGAGTCAGGGCTGCGGGCTATGGCATGATGAACATCAGCGCTCGCGGATTAGGTGATTTAGGTGCTTACCTACTAGGAGTGCATGGGGTTCGTCCACCCCACTTGGGTAAAAAAAATACAGGGAAGGAAGGCGCAGTTGGATATACCTATTTCTTACCGCCTGCCGCCAAATATCAGTTAGAAACCCTGCCGCCTAAATCCAAGGGGCTGGTGATTTGGCTGCTGGAAGGAGGAGTGCTTTCACAACAGGAGCTACAGTTTTTGATCGCGCTACCGACAATGGAGCCAAGAATTAAGGTAGTAGTAGAGATGGGCGGCGATCGTAGCTTTAACTGGAAGCCTCTAAGCGAGTTCCTAAGGGCAGCATAG